ATCCTCAATAGCGCGCTGTTCGCCCTGGTGCTCAAGTTGACCGATCAGGATGACTGGTTGAGCGACCCTCGCATTGAATTGGGCTATGCCGCAGACCGTCCGGAAATCCAGTTGCCGTTTTTTGCCTTGCCCGCCGAGCTGGAGCTGGCCGACGAACACAATGCGCGTATTCGTGATCGGCTGGTCAGCGAAGTGCACCTGCACTTTAATAATCGCGAATTCGATCCGCAGGCGCCGCAGATTCTGCAGCGCCTTGAGGAGAGTTTCGATCTGGTCAGCCGTGATCCTGACGTTGCCGAGCTGTTCGGTTCGCAATCGGGCCGGGAAATCTTTGTAATTGGCACCGGCCCAAGCCTTGAGCAGCACTTCGACAAGTTGCTGGCCGTGCGTGGTCAGCCGCAGCGCCCGTTGTTCATCTGCGTCGACACTGCTTACCAGCCACTGATTGCCCGAGGTATCCGGCCTGACCTGGTGGTGACCATCGACCAGCGCATTTCTGATCGACATCTACCCGCGGCGGATTCGGCGGGTATCCGGCTGGTTTATCTGCCGTTAAGCGATCCCCAGGTTGTATCGGCATGGCAGGGTAAGCGTTATGTCGGTTTGTCGCCGAGCCCGGTGTATGCGCAACTGCGCCAGCGGGTGCAACGAGGCGTGCTGGCCGCCGGTGGCAGTGTCATTCATCCGGCGGTGGATCTGGCGGTGAAAATGGGCGCGGCGCAGATCACGCTGTTTGGTGTGGACTTCGCTTTCCCGATGAACCAAAGCCATGCGGGCTGGCTTGAGGGAGAGCTGGGGGGGACGGTCGATCAAGCCAGACAGTGGGTGCTCGATGGTCATGGTCAGCGGGTGAAGACCCAGCTCAACTTCCGGCGTTACCTCGGGGAACTCGAGCGCTACATTCAGGCGCATCCACAGGTTCGCTTCTTTACTAGCAGTCGGTCGGGCGCGATGATTGCCGGCACCGTGTTTAATGCAGAGTTCAGCCAATGAACGAGATCGATTTGTGCGTACTCGCCACTGTCGAATGTGCCGGCCGGTTCCGCCTTGGCCGCAGCGTCGAGGCGGCTCTGGATATGCTGGAAGTGTTCGAAACTGCAGCCGGTTTGTTTGAGCGCAGTTCTCCGGCGGTCCGGCAGCAGTGGTCGCAATTGCTGATGGCGATGCTGGCGTGCCAGCAGTCACAGGACTGGTTGGGCCTTGCCGACTACATGCAGTACGAATTAACGGAACTGGTTCACAGTTAATGGCTTGCGGTATCTACGGCGCAGCGGGCGATATATAGAACTTCGCCTGTTTGTCCGCACTCCTGACGCGTTTTTTTAATCTTTACAAATGGTAAAGCCCTTGTTTTCCGGGGAGGTGGCCGCTTGATGGCATTATTTTTATAAATTGCCCTAAAGCAAAGTCCGATCCCGACGATAACTATTACGAAGGTTCTCTGTGCCAACCCGGCTGTTGCCAGGGCCGGAAGCCGCAGCACCCAACCAACGAGGAATTTCATCATGGCTTTAGGCGTAAACACTAACGTTGCTTCCCTCTCCGTTCAGAAGAACTTGGGCAAAGCATCCGACGCTCTGGCAACTTCCATGACTCGCCTGTCTTCCGGCCTGAAAATCAACAGCGCCAAAGACGACGCAGCTGGCCTGCAGATCGCAACTCGCATCAGCAGCCAGATCCGCGGCCAGACTGTAGCAATCAAGAACGCCAACGACGGCATCTCGATGGCTCAGACCGCTGAAGGCGCTCTGCAAGAGTCCACTAACATTCTGCAACGTATGCGTGAACTGGCTGTACAAGCACGTAACGGCACCAACGGCACGGCTGACCAGACTGCGACCAACGCAGAATTCGCTCAGATGTCTGACGAATTGACCCGTATCGCTGCAAGCACCAACTTGAACGGCAAGAACCTGCTTGACGGTTCGGCTGGCACCATGACACTGCAAGTTGGCTCGAACACCGGTACCGCTAACCAGATCGACCTGACTCTGAGCAGCAAGTTCGACGCCGCTTCCATGTCCGTAGACAGCGGTACGCTGGCTCTGACAGGTGCTGACTCCGCAGCAACTGCCTCGGCAATCGACAACGCTATCACCGCAATCGACGCTGCATTGGCAACGATCAACGCCACTCGTGCAAACCTCGGTGCTTCGCAAAACCGTCTGACCAGCACCATTTCCAACCTGCAAAACGTTAACGAAAACGCCACTGCTGCACTGGGTCGTGTACAAGACACTGACTTCGCCGCAGAAACTGCTAACCTGACCAAGCAGCAAACGCTGCAACAGGCTTCCCAAGCTGTTCTGGCCCAGGCTAACCAGTTGCCTTCCGCTGTACTGAAACTGCTTCAGTAATTTTCGGAATGAGTTTTGGCGGAGGAGTGTGCTAGTCGTGCTCTTCCGCTTTTTACGTTGAGGAGGTGTTGGGAATGGACATGAGCGTGAAGTTGGGCTTGTCTTACCAGGCCATCAAGCCGGCGCCAGCTGTAGCTGAGCAAGCAGTCGTCGCTCCTCAAGCAGTTGCGGTGCCTGCGCCGGCGCCTGCTGCGGATTCGTCCGCAAGTAAAGACTCATCGAAGGAATCCGACGCTCAAAAGTCGGAGAAGCTCAAGACAGCGGTACAAGAGATTGAAAAGTTCGTGCAGTCGGTAAGACGCAATCTCGAATTCTCCATTGATGAAGCCTCCGGAGAAATCGTGGTCAAAGTGATCGCCAGTGATACGGGAGAAGTCGTCAGACAGTTACCCTCGGCGGAAGCTTTGAAAATTGCTGACAGCCTTCACAATGCGCACAGCTTGTTGTTTGATGCCAAGGTTTGATGGCATGAATCGTGTAGGTTGTAGTTCTGCGTTGTGTCGTCGTCAAAAGGCCGACGAAACCTGAAGGAGAAGCACATGGCAAGCCCAATCAGTACTTCCACGGGCCTCGGCTCGGGTCTGGCAATCAAGGATATCGTCACTTCCCTGGTTGATTCGGACAAATACGCCAAGCAGACCCAGATCACCAAACAGACCGCGCTGACAACAACCAAGTTGTCCGGTGTCAGTACACTGAAGTCGGCGCTCGATGCGTTCCAGACCGCGATGACTAATCTCGGCAAAACGGATACGCCAGCGTTCAATGGCTTTGCGGCAACTTCCTCTCTTACCGCGAACATTACCGCGACCACTACCAACTCGGCGGTGGCAGGTTCGTATGCGATGGAAGTCACCAAACTCGCGACCAGTTCCAGCGTCGCTTCTGCTTCGTTCGATGCGACTGCAGCTAGTGCTATTCCGAGTGGTACCCTGACTATCACTCAAAATACCACTAACACTGCCTTCGATATCCCGGCGGGCTCCACCTTGCAGCAGGTTCGCGACCTGATCAACGCCAAGACTTCGACCAGTGGCGTATCGGCGAACATTATTTCTGACGGTGCCGGTTCGCGCCTGGTGTTTGGCTCTACCAAGACCGGCGCGGGTACGGATATCACCACCAGCAGCACTATCGCCGGCCTGACGATTGGCTCCGGCGATGTACTTGACCCTAATTCGGCGACAAGTGCAGGCCGGATTGGTGCTGTGGCGGCTGATGGCGAGATGTTGATCGGTGGTCTGAAGGTCACCAGTTCCACCAACACCTACACCACGGCGCTGACGGGTGTGTCCATCACGGCGGTTGCGGTTGGCAAGTCCACGGTCACCGTGGCAGGCAACACCGACGGTTTGAAAACATCGTTGCAGACGTTTGTCGATGCGTACAACAACGTGGTCAAGACCATCAACTCCCTGACCAAGGCCACCGCTGATGCCAACGGCGACCTGACCGTGTCGGCGGCAATGACCGGCGACTCCTTGCCGCGCGATCTGCTGGCCGCCTTGCGTGAGCAGCTGATCACGCCTGGCCCTGGCAGCAAGTTGTCGACCCTGGCGCAGTTGGGTATCCAGACTGCCCAGTCCGGCGGTACGCTTACATTCGATGCCGGCAAGTTCACCAAGGCAATGAACGACAAAAACCTGGGCAGTGAAGTGCAGCAAATGTTCTCCGGCACTAACGCGGAAAATGGCTTGCTGGCGCGTATGAAGAAAGCCATCGAGCCGTATAACAAAACCGGCGGTACGCTCGACGAACGCACCAAATCGCTGAACAAGACCAGTACCGATCTGAAAGCGCAGCAGACTGCTCTCGATATTCGTGTAGCTAACCTGACGTCAACGTTGACGGCCAAGTACAACGCAATGGATTTGCTGGTCGGGCAGATGAAGTCGACGCTGTCGAGCATCACCTCGTTCTTCGATACTCTGAATGCTCAGGCATCCGGCTGACATTCACTGAGTCATCCAGCCCGGCTGCGATTAATCGCACGCCGGGTTTTTGGCTTCTGGTCTAAAGTTTTCCGACAGTGCGTCGATACATTGTATATACGAATTCTTCCAGCTTTGACGAGGTTGATCATGAACCCGATGTTAGCCCTTCGGCAGTACCAGAAAGTGAATGCCCATGCGCAAACGTCCGAGGCCAATCCTCATCGTCTGGTGCAAATGCTGATGGAAGCCGGGTTGGATCGCATTGCTCAGGCCAAGGGTGCCATCGGCCGCAAGGATATTCCTGCAAAAGGTGTACTGATCGGCAAGGCGATAGAAATCGTCGGAGGCCTGCGTGAAGGCCTGGATATGGAAAAATCGGCTGATACGCTGACCCGTGTGGACAACCTGTACATCTACATGATGCAGCGCCTGGCTGAAGCCAATATAAAAAGCGATCCACTGATCCTCGACGAAGTCAGCAGCTTGCTGGGCACCGTCAAGGAAGGCTGGGACGCAATCGCTGCTCACTAAGCTGTGCTGAGGAGACCAACATGAGTGCTGCACTCAAGCGTATCGAAGAGACCAAGGAAGCACTGGTAGGCGCTTTGGCTGAGCGTGACTGGGATGCAATTGGCAAATTGGACCTGGCGTGCCGCGCCTGTGTGGACGACATGATCAGTGAAGCGACGCCGAATGCGCCGGAACTGCGCAGCAATCTGGAAGAGCTGCTGACGGTCTACCGGCAGCTGATCGACACTGCAACCGACGCGCGTCAGTCAATCGTCGACGAGATGTCGCAGATCCAGCAAGCGAAAAACGCGGCGAAGGTTTACCATCTGTTCGGTTGAAGCTTGTTGATCGAAAAGAAGTGCGCCATAAATTTGACTGTGTACGGTTTTTTGACTTAACTAGTGATGTTTGCCATTTTCTGGCGTCTCAGTACTCGTACCGGCTGAGAATTGCCAAGCTTGCCCTATTGGGGCATAGAGTTGACTAGGGAAGTTGCTATTGCATGTGGCGTGAAATCAAGATTCTGCTGATCGATGACGATAGCCAGCGCCGCCGTGACCTGGCGGTCATTCTTAATTTTCTTGGCGAAGAAAATTTGGCCTGCTCCAGCCAGGACTGGCAACAGGTTGTCGGCTCTCTGACCTCTACCCGAGAAGTGCTTTGCGTGCTCGTTGGCAGCGTAAGCGCGCCTGGAAGTCTACAAGGGCTTCTTAAGACAGTGGCTGCATGGGATGAGTTCCTTCCTGTCTTGCTGATGGGCGAAAATTCTTCCGTGGACCTCACTGACGATTTGCGTCGGCGCGTGCTTTCCTCCCTGGAAATGCCGCCCAGCTACAGCAAATTGCTCGACTCCCTGCACCGTGCCCAGGTCTATCGTGAAATGTACGATCAGGCCCGTGAGCGCGGTCGTCATCGTGAGCCCAATCTGTTTCGCAGTCTGGTCGGTACCAGCCGTGCGATTCAGCATGTGCGCCAGATGATGCAGCAGGTTGCCGACACGGACGCCAGCGTGTTGATCCTCGGTGAGTCCGGGACTGGCAAGGAAGTCGTCGCACGCAACCTGCACTACCACTCCAAGCGTCGCGACGCACCGTTTGTGCCGGTCAACTGTGGCGCGATTCCAGCCGAATTGCTGGAAAGCGAACTGTTCGGTCACGAGAAGGGCGCCTTCACCGGGGCGATCACCAGTCGTGCCGGGCGTTTCGAGCTGGCCAACGGCGGCACGCTGTTCCTCGACGAAATCGGCGACATGCCGCTGCCGATGCAGGTCAAGCTGCTACGGGTTCTGCAAGAGCGCACCTTTGAGCGCGTGGGCAGCAACAAGACCCAAAGCGTCGATGTGCGGATCATTGCCGCAACCCACAAGAATCTTGAGTCGATGATCGAGATCGGTAGCTTCCGTGAAGACCTTTACTACCGTCTGAACGTGTTCCCGATCGAAATGGCGCCGCTGCGCGAGCGGGTCGAAGACATTCCCTTGCTCATGAACGAGTTGATCTCGCGCATGGAGCACGAAAAACGCGGCTCAATCCGTTTCAACTCCGCTGCCATCATGTCGCTGTGTCGTCATGGCTGGCCGGGCAACGTGCGTGAATTGGCCAACCTGGTGGAGCGCATGGCGATCATGCATCCCTATGGCGTGATTGGCGTCGCCGAGTTACCGAAGAAATTCCGCTACGTCGATGACGAAGACGAACAACTTGTCGACAGTCTGCGCAGCGATCTCGAAGAGCGCGTGGCCATCAACGGTCATACGCCGAACTTCGCGTCCGGCGCGATGTTGCCGCCGGAAGGCCTGGACTTGAAGGACTATCTGGGTGGGCTGGAGCAAGGCTTGATCCAGCAGGCACTGGACGACGCCAACGGTATTGTCGCGCGCGCAGCCGAGCGTCTGCGGATTCGTCGTACGACCCTCGTCGAGAAAATGCGCAAATACGGCATGAGCCGACGTGAAGGCGATGAACAGGCAGATGATTGACGCTTGTTGAATCGCGAAAAAATCAAACCTCTGAATTTTCAGGGGTTTTTTTTCGGCACGAGGATTGCTAAGTCTCTTGGAACATACCGTTTAATGACGGTTCGCCACGCGAGAGATGACTTATGCCCCACGCCGCCAAGATGACCCCTGACCTTGCCCATGCAGTGCTGCCGTCCCTTGAGCTGGAAAGTCGTCAGGGGCTTGAGCAGGCGTTTTCACTGTTCAATCAGATGTCGGCGCAGCTGACGGATTCCTACAGCTTGCTGGAAGCGCGGGTCACCGAGCTCAAGGGCGAACTGGCAGTGGTCAGCGCGCAGCGCATGGAGGAGCTGGCGGAGAAGGAGCGTCTGGCGTATCGCTTGCAGAATCTGCTCGACCTGCTGCCTGGCGGGATCATCGTGATCGATGGCATGGGCAGGGTGCGCGAGGCCAATCCGGCGGCCATCGATTTGCTCGGGCAACCACTGGAGGGCGAGCTGTGGCGGCATGTCATCAGTCGCTGCTTTGCTCCGCGCGAAGACGACGGCCATGAAGTTTCCCTCAAGGATGGCCGTCGCCTGTCCATCGCCACCCGCTCGCTGGACGCCGAGCCGGGTCAGTTGGTGCTGCTTAACGACCTGACAGAAACCCGCCATCTGCAGGATCAACTGGCGCGTCACGAGCGCTTGTCGTCGCTGGGCAGGATGGTGGCCTCCCTCGCACACCAGATTCGCACGCCGCTGTCCGCCGCTCTGATCTACGCCAGTCATTTGACCGAGCAGGAACTGCCGCTGGAAACCCAGCAGCGCTTTGCCGGCCGACTTAAAGAGCGACTGCATGAGCTTGAACATCAAGTGCGGGACATGTTGGTGTTTGCCCGTGGCGAATTGCCGCTGACTGACCGACTCACGCCGCAGCAGCTCTTCGCTGCATTGCAGGACGCTGCGTTGACGCACACTCAGGATGTGCAGGTGCGCTGGCAGTGCGACCCTTCGGAGGGTGAGTTGCTGTGCAATCGCGACACGCTGGTGGGCGCGTTACTGAATCTGATCGAAAACGCGGTGCAGGCTTGCGCCGGTCAGCCGCGCTTGAAAATCCATGCCTACAGTCGAGGCAACACGCTGCGGCTGTGCGTCAGTGACAACGGCAGCGGTATTGACGCTGCCGCTCTGGCGCATATCGGCGAACCCTTTTTCACCACCAAGACCACCGGCACCGGCCTTGGCCTGGCGGTGGTGACGGCGGTCACTCGCGCCCATCGCGGCGCTGTTCAGTATGCCTCGCGGGTGGGTCGTGGCACTTGCGCGCTGGTCACCTTGCCTTTGATGAGTGCGCCATCCGGCGTCGTGGACAATAACTGATGACGATCAAAGTGCTTTTGGTTGAAGACGACCGTGCGTTGCGTGAAGCGCTGGGGGAAACCCTGGAATTGGCCGGGCATGAGTATCATGCCGTCGGATCGGCTGAAGATGCCCTGGTCGCCGTCGCGCGTGAGCCGTTCAGTCTGGTGATCAGCGACGTCAATATGCCAGGCATGGATGGTCATCAGTTGCTCGGCCTGCTGCGCGCCCGCCATTCGCAATTGCCCGTGCTGCTGATGACCGCGCATGGCGCGGTCGAGCGCGCCGTGGATGCAATGCGCCAGGGTGCGGCGGATTATCTGGTCAAACCTTTCGAGCCCAAGGCCATGCTGGCGTTGGTCGCCCGCCATGCGTTGGGGCGTCCTGGCCCGGATGACGGCGCTGGGCCGATCGCGGTCGAACCGGCCAGCGCGCAGCTGTTGAACCTGGCCAGTCGCGTGGCGAAAAGCGATTCCACGGTACTGATATCCGGCGAATCAGGCACTGGCAAGGAAGTGCTTGCGCGTTACATTCACCAGCATTCGCCCCGTGCCGACAAGCCCTTCATCGCCATCAACTGCGCGGCGATCCCGGACAACATGCTCGAAGCCACGTTGTTCGGCCATGAGAAGGGCTCGTTCACCGGTGCCATCGCGGCACAAGCCGGCAAATTCGAACAGGCCGACGGCGGCACTATCCTGCTTGATGAAATTTCCGAAATGCCCATGGGCCTGCAGGCTAAATTGCTGCGAGTGCTGCAGGAGCGCGAAGTCGAGCGTGTAGGTGCGCGCAAGCCAATCACTCTGGATATTCGCGTGTTGGCAACGACCAACCGTGATCTGGCCGGGGAAGTTGCAGCCGGTCGGTTCCGTGAAGATCTGTTTTACCGGTTATCGGTATTTCCGCTGGCCTGGCAACCGTTGCGCCAGCGAACCGCCGATATTCTGCCGCTGGCCGAGCGTTTGCTGGCCAAACACGTCAATAAAATGAAACACGCAGCGGTGCGCTTGTCTGCCCAGGCGCAGGCATGTCTGGTGGGTTACGCTTGGCCAGGCAATGTCCGCGAACTGGATAACGCGGTGCAACGAGCGCTGATTCTGCAGCAGGGCGGCATCATTGAAGCGGAAGATTTCTGCCTTGCGGGGCCAGTCTCCTGCGCACCGCTGCCAGCGCTGAACGTCGCCACTGCGCCGGTTTCGCCAGTTATCCAAGGGGCTGCATCGGGCGATGGGCCTGGTGGCGATGGGGGCAGCGCGTTAGGTGATGATCTGCGTCGGCGCGAGTTTCAGATGATTATTGACACCCTGCGTGCCGAGCGCGGTCGTCGCAAGGAAGCTGCCGAGCGGTTAGGCATCAGTCCGCGGACGTTGCGCTACAAATTGGCGCAGATGCGCGATGCCGGCATGGATGTCGAAGGTCATTTATTTGCGACGTAACATTCGCGCTACAAAAGTCATTCACTCTGTACGCAGCCCTGCCGCCCAGCGTAGCCGGGGTTTTCAACCTGCTCGTGCGATGGATTAAAGACTGTGACCCACGACTTTTCGAGGGGTGACTGCCTGGTCATTATTCTGCATGAAATGCATTGATGGCCATTGGCTGCTATCTAGCTGGCACCCTTGTTGCTTTGACATCCATGACCGCTGAATCAGTGTCAAAAATTTGCGGCCCTCACGAGAGATATTTCCATGAGCCAAGGTGTTGAATTTAATCGCTTGATGTTGGATATGCGCTCCATGCAAATGGATGCCATGGCCGCCCCGAAGGCTGCCGCCACGCCGGAAGTCGGCTCCAGCAGCTTTGCCGACATGCTTGGTCAGGCCGTGAACAAGGTTGCCGACACCCAACAGGCGTCCAACCAATTGGCCAGTGCCTTCGAAATCGGCAAGAGCGGTGTCGACCTCACTGACGTGATGATTTCTTCACAGAAAGCCGCCGTGTCCTTTCAGGCGCTGACTCAGGTTCGTAACAAACTGGTTCAGGCATATCAAGACATCATGCAGATGCCGGTTTAAGGACATATTGAGTCATGGCAGAAACTCTCGCCGATAGCGTTCCGGCCAAGGCAGGCGCCCCAGCGGGCAAGTCGCCCGTGTTCGGTCTGGCTTTCCTGGACAATCTTTCCGAGATGCCCATGCTGCGTCAGGTCGGCCTTATGGTCGGTCTCGCTGCCAGCGTGGCGATTGGCTTTGCCGTGGTGCTGTGGTCACAGCAGCCCGATTACCGTCCGTTGTACGGCAGTCTTGCCGGCCTCGACGCCAAGCAGGTCATGGACACCCTGACGGCCGCCAACATTGCCTATACCGTGGAGCCCAACTCCGGCGCGCTGTTGGTCAAGGCCGACGACGTGCAACGGGCGCGCATTCAGCTCGCGTCGGCGGGCGTGGTCCAGCAGGACGCCAATGTCGGCTTCGAGATTCTCGACAAGGATCAGGGCCTGGGGACCAGCCAGTTCATGGAAGCCACGCGCTATCGCCGTGGTCTGGAAGGCGAACTGGCGCGCACGATTTCTGCGCTCAACAACGTCAAGGGTGCCCGGGTGCATCTGGCGATCCCGAAAAGCTCGGTGTTCGTGCGTGACGACCGCAAGCCCAGCGCTTCGATTCTGGTCGAACTGTACGCCGGTCGTTCGCTTGAACCGAGCCAGGTGGTGGCGATCATCAATCTGGTGGCAACCAGCGTTCCCGAGCTGAACAAGTCGCAGATCACCGTCGTTGATCAGAAGGGCAATCTGCTGTCCGATCAGGCCGAAAACTCTGAATTGACCATGGCCGGCAAGCAGTTCGACTACAGCCGTCGCATGGAAGGCATGCTCACCCAACGGGTGCAGAACATTCTGCAACCGATTCTGGGCAATGATCGCTACAAGGCTGAGGTTTCCGCCAACGTGGACTTCAGCGCGGTGGAGTCCACCGCCGAAAGCTTCAATCCGGATCAACCGGCCTTGCGCAGCGAACAGTCGGTCAACGAACAACGCTCCACCAGCAGCGGCGCCCAGGGTGTACCGGGCGCGCTGAGCAATCAGCCTCCAGGTCCGGCAACCGCACCGCAAACCACCGGGGGTGCCGCAGGCGGTGCCGCCGCTGCGATTGCGCCGGGTCAGCCGCTGCTCGATGCCAACGGCCAACAGATCATGGACCCGGCTACCGGTCAGCCTGCCTTGGCGCCTTATCCGGCCGACAAGCGTGTGCAGTCGACCAAGAACTTCGAACTTGATCGCTCCATCAGCCACACCAAACAGCAGCAAGGTCGCTTGACCCGGCTGTCGGTTGCGGTGGTTGTCGATGATCAGGTCAAGATCAATGCGGCCAACGGCGAAACCACGCGCAACCCGTGGAGCGCCGAGGATCTGAATCGGTTTACCCGTCTGGTGCAGAACGCGGTCGGCTTCGACGCCAGCCGTGGCGACACGGTGAGCGTGGTCAACGTGCCGTTTTCCGCCGAGCGCGGCGAAACGATTCCGGATATCCCGTTCTATTCGCAGCCATGGTTCTGGGACATCGTCAAACAAGCCATGGGCGTGATTTTCATCCTGGTGCTGGTGTTTGGTGTGTTGCGCCCGGTGCTCAACAACATCACCAACGGCAAGAGCAAGCAGCTGGCCGGTTTCGACGACGATATGGGCGGCATGGGTGGCATGGGCGGCGGGGACGAATTGTCCAACGACCGTGTCAGCCTCGGCGGCCCGCAGAGCATTCTGTTGCCTAGCCCGACCGAGGGTTATGACGCACAGCTGAACGCAATCAAGAGTCTGGTGGCCGAAGATCCGGGTCGAGTGGCCCAGGTCGTGAAAGAGTGGATTAACACTGATGAGTGATCGAGCCGTCGTAGCCAAGCTGAGCAAAGTCGAGAAAGCGGCAGTCCTGCTGCTGTCCCTGGGCGAAACCGATGCGGCGCAGGTGCTGCGTCATATGGGCCCCAAGGAAGTCCAGCGGGTGGGCGTGGCCATGGCGCAGATGCGCAATGTGCATCGCGAGCAGGTCGAAGAAGTCATGACCGAGTTTGTCGAGATCGTCGGCGATCAGACCAGCCTCGGAGTCGGTTCAGACGGGTATATCCGCAAGATGCTGACTCAGGCGTTGGGCGAGGACAAAGCCAACGGCCTGATCGACCGCATTCTGCTGGGTGGCAATACCAGTGGCCTGGACAGCCTGAAGTGGATGGAGCCGCGCGCGGTTGCCGACGTGATCCGCTTCGAGCACCCACAGATTCAAGCGATCGTCGTGGCCTACCTCGACGCGGATCAGGCGGGCGAAGTCCTCGGGCATTTCGACCACAAGGTGCGGCTGGACATCATTCTGCGCGTGTCTTCGCTGAACACCGTGCA
This genomic window from Pseudomonas sp. G.S.17 contains:
- the fliF gene encoding flagellar basal-body MS-ring/collar protein FliF, yielding MAETLADSVPAKAGAPAGKSPVFGLAFLDNLSEMPMLRQVGLMVGLAASVAIGFAVVLWSQQPDYRPLYGSLAGLDAKQVMDTLTAANIAYTVEPNSGALLVKADDVQRARIQLASAGVVQQDANVGFEILDKDQGLGTSQFMEATRYRRGLEGELARTISALNNVKGARVHLAIPKSSVFVRDDRKPSASILVELYAGRSLEPSQVVAIINLVATSVPELNKSQITVVDQKGNLLSDQAENSELTMAGKQFDYSRRMEGMLTQRVQNILQPILGNDRYKAEVSANVDFSAVESTAESFNPDQPALRSEQSVNEQRSTSSGAQGVPGALSNQPPGPATAPQTTGGAAGGAAAAIAPGQPLLDANGQQIMDPATGQPALAPYPADKRVQSTKNFELDRSISHTKQQQGRLTRLSVAVVVDDQVKINAANGETTRNPWSAEDLNRFTRLVQNAVGFDASRGDTVSVVNVPFSAERGETIPDIPFYSQPWFWDIVKQAMGVIFILVLVFGVLRPVLNNITNGKSKQLAGFDDDMGGMGGMGGGDELSNDRVSLGGPQSILLPSPTEGYDAQLNAIKSLVAEDPGRVAQVVKEWINTDE
- the fliG gene encoding flagellar motor switch protein FliG, with translation MSDRAVVAKLSKVEKAAVLLLSLGETDAAQVLRHMGPKEVQRVGVAMAQMRNVHREQVEEVMTEFVEIVGDQTSLGVGSDGYIRKMLTQALGEDKANGLIDRILLGGNTSGLDSLKWMEPRAVADVIRFEHPQIQAIVVAYLDADQAGEVLGHFDHKVRLDIILRVSSLNTVQPAALKELNQILEKQFSGNANTSRTTLGGIKRAADIMNFLDSSMEGTLMDSIREVDEDLSVQIEDLMFVFNNLADVDDRGIQALLREVSSDVLVLALKGSDEAIKEKIFKNMSKRAAELLRDDLEAKGPVRVSDVETAQKEILTIARRMAEAGEIVLGGKGGEEMI